From the Polaribacter gangjinensis genome, the window TTCAAAAATTCCTTGTGAAACTGTTAAAAAATAGTCTGAACTTTCTGAGGATTTACTCAAAATTCTAGACACTTCTTTCAATAATGACGTTGTATTTTTAAATGTAAAATCGCACAAATCCGAACGAACAATCACATCACCCAAATCTAAAGCCAACTTTTTAATATTTTTTCTGATGCGCAATTCGCTTGCAGGTGAAAGTCTGTTAATTGCCATCATTACTGCACCAACTTTTACTTCTTTTTTCAATGCTTTTGAAACTTCTGGTAAAATGATTCTAGCTAAAGAAGAAACATTGATAAGCTTTTCATTCAGCGCTTCTTCAATGAAAGGTGTTTTTCTTACAGTACTTTCAACGACTTCTTGTATTGTTTTCATGTGTTAAGTTAAAAAGTTGAAATGATTGTTCAAAATTAAACAATTAATCCAATTTATCTGTCAACTTTTTAAATTCTTTTTTGGGGCTTTTTTGCTCGTATAAAATGGCAAATACAGCGTCAATAATAGGAGTTTTCGCCTTGTTTTCTAAAGAAATTTTATACGCGCTTTTGGCTGCATAATAGCCTTCAGCAATCATACTCATTTCCAATTGAGCTGATTTTACAGTGTAGCCTTTTCCAATCATGTTTCCAAAATGACGATTTCTACTAAAAGTGGAATATCCTGTCACTAATAAATCGCCCAAATAAGCAGAATTATTAATGTTTCGTTTCATTTTATGCACTTTTCTGATGAAACGTTTCATTTCTCGAATGGCATTGCTCATCAACACTGCTTGAAAATTATCTCCATATCCCAAACCATGTGCAATTCCTGCAGCAACTGCGTAAATATTTTTCAAAACGGCTGCATATTCAGTACCAATGATATCATCAGAAGTTTTGGCATTGATATACCAACTTTCTAAATATGTTGCCATTTTTTTAGCTTTTTCTTCATCCTGACAAGCAATTGTTAAGTACGATAAACGCTCCATAGCAACCTCTTCAGCATGACAAGGTCCTGTAATAACACCAATATTTTCAATAGGAATTTGGTATTCTGTGTTAAAATGTTCGCCAACAATCAAACCCGTTTCAGGAACAATTCCTTTTATGGCAGAAAAAATGATTTTATTTTCTAAAGAAATAGAGAGTTTGTGTAATTCACTTTCTAAAAAAGCAGAAGGAATGGCAAAAATCAAGGTATCATATTTTGAAACAGTTTCGTTGATATCATATGACAAATCCAAACGATTTGCATCCAATTCAGCCGAACTTAAGTATTTTGGGTTGTGATTATTTTCTTTGATATGCTCAATAGATTGGCTATCACGCATATACCAACCAACCGTTTCTAAATTTTCGGATAACATTTTTACAATCGCTGTTGCCCAACTTCCACCTCCTAAAACGGCAATTTTTTGCTGTTTGTCCATAAAAATAATTTTGAACGTCAAAAGTAAGAAAAGTATTAACTTTTCAAGAATACTTCGTTCATTTATTATATTTGTGAAAAATCAATCAATTGATGAAAGAACTCTTTCGTTTCATATTTATAAGTATTTTTATTTTACATTTTTTTGGGTTGAATGCTCAAGAAAAAATAAGCACAAAAACTTCAAATGTTTCCATTTTAGAGGAAGAGTTTGAAATAAAATCTTTAGAAGTTTCTCATAAAATTTGGGTGTATTTACCACCTAATTATGAAAAATCATCGAAAAAATTTCCTGTAATTTATATGCATGATGCTCAAAATTTGTTTGACAATGCAACTTCATATGCTGGTGAATGGAGTATTGATGAAACCTTAAATGACCTATTTAAAAAAACTGGAAAAGGATTTATTGTTGTAGGAATTGAAAATTCGGGCGCAAAAAGAATAGATGAATACACACCATTTAAAAATGAAAAATATGGAGGAGGAAAAGGAAGTATTTACATTGATTTTTTAGTGAACGAATTGAAACCTTTTATTGATAAAACCTATCGCACAAAATCAAACGCAAAAAATACAGCCTTGATTGGCAGCTCATTAGGCGGATTAATTTCTTTTTATGGAGGATTAAAATATCCTAGCGTTTTTGGGAAAATTGGTGCACTTTCCACATCTTTCTGGTTTTCTGATGAAATTTATGAGTTTGCAACAAAAAATGGAAATCAAAAAAATCTAAAAATCTACTTATTAGTTGGTGGAAAAGAAGGAGAAATGATGGTTCCTGATACTGAAAAAATGGTGAAAACCTTATCCGAAATTGGATTTCCTAGTAAAAAAATTAAAACAAAAATTGTTCCTGAAGGCAAGCATAATGAAGCATTTTGGAAATCGGAATTTTTAGAAACAATTACTTTTTTATTTAAATTATAAAAATATATGACTGTAGAAATTATCAACAAATCAAAACACGCAATACCTAATTATGAAACAGCAGGTGCTGCTGGTATGGATTTAAAAGCAAATATTGATTCTCCAATAATTCTAAAACCTCTAGAAAGAGCTATCGTAAAAACAGGCTTATACATTGCTTTGCCTCAAGGATTTGAAGCACAAGTAAGACCAAGAAGTGGTTTGGCTGCAAAAAAAGGAATCACTGTTTTAAATTCACCTGGAACTGTAGATGCTGATTATAGAGGAGAAATTGGCGTTATCTTAGTAAATCTATCCAATGAAGATTTTATTGTGAATGATGGAGAAAGAATTGCGCAATTAGTAATTGCAAAACACGAACGAATTTCTTGGCAAGAAGTAGAAATTTTAGGCGAAACGAAACGTGGAGCAGGAGGTTTTGGCAGTACTGGCCTATAAAAAATAATTTTTTAAGTTTTTTTTAAGAAAATTACGAATATGATATTTATCATTTTTTAATATTCGCAATTGCTCAATCTTTGCATCGTAATTAAACACAATTATGATGAAAAAAACAAAATTACTACCCTATCTGTTGTTATTCGTATTTATGACAACGCCTTTTTTCGTTCAGGCACAAAAACTAACTTTAGATAACGAAACGTCTTTCTTACAAGTATTAGGAACCTCTTCTTTGCATGATTGGCATGTACAAGCAGAAAAACAAAGTGGCAGCCTTGTTTTTTCTGATGCAGATAAATTTGCTATTAGCTCACTTACATTCTCTGTAGAAAGCGAAAGTTTAAAAAGTGGTAAATCTGCCATGGATAAAAAAACTTTTGAAGCATTAAATACCAAGAAGTTTAAAACAATTGAATTTGTATTAACAGAAGTTTTATCTGCTAATAAAAAAACAGACAAACGTTATGATGTTGCTGCATCAGGAAACTTGGTTATAAATGGCGTTAAAAAGCCCATTACTTTAAAGTTTTCAATTGAAAAAAATGACAAAGTGTATATTTTAGAAGGATCACACAAAATGTTGATGACCACTTTTGGAATTGTACCACCAAAAGCACTTCTAGGAACAATAAAAACAGGTGACGAAATTGAAGTAAAATTTAAAACAATATTCAAAAATTAATTTTAAAAACAAGTACAAACAATAATTCAAAATCAATATTAATATGAAAAATTTAGCAAAAATAGTTTTTTTAGTTATCGTCTTAACTAATATGAATTTGTTCTCTCAAAAATCACAGAGAGACCTAGATAATTACAGAAATCCTGACAAACGTGGAATCAATGTTTTTGAAGCTCCAAAAGATACAGTATTAGCTCCTTTCAAAGACGTTTATGTAAGAATGGGTGGTGCATCTGCCTTGCAATTTCAATCATTATCTCACAGTAACTCAGGTGCAGTAGCATTAAAAGAAATCGGAGGAAACTTTAACTTAGCTACTGCAAACTTAGA encodes:
- a CDS encoding NAD(P)H-dependent glycerol-3-phosphate dehydrogenase: MDKQQKIAVLGGGSWATAIVKMLSENLETVGWYMRDSQSIEHIKENNHNPKYLSSAELDANRLDLSYDINETVSKYDTLIFAIPSAFLESELHKLSISLENKIIFSAIKGIVPETGLIVGEHFNTEYQIPIENIGVITGPCHAEEVAMERLSYLTIACQDEEKAKKMATYLESWYINAKTSDDIIGTEYAAVLKNIYAVAAGIAHGLGYGDNFQAVLMSNAIREMKRFIRKVHKMKRNINNSAYLGDLLVTGYSTFSRNRHFGNMIGKGYTVKSAQLEMSMIAEGYYAAKSAYKISLENKAKTPIIDAVFAILYEQKSPKKEFKKLTDKLD
- a CDS encoding YceI family protein, which codes for MMKKTKLLPYLLLFVFMTTPFFVQAQKLTLDNETSFLQVLGTSSLHDWHVQAEKQSGSLVFSDADKFAISSLTFSVESESLKSGKSAMDKKTFEALNTKKFKTIEFVLTEVLSANKKTDKRYDVAASGNLVINGVKKPITLKFSIEKNDKVYILEGSHKMLMTTFGIVPPKALLGTIKTGDEIEVKFKTIFKN
- the dut gene encoding dUTP diphosphatase translates to MTVEIINKSKHAIPNYETAGAAGMDLKANIDSPIILKPLERAIVKTGLYIALPQGFEAQVRPRSGLAAKKGITVLNSPGTVDADYRGEIGVILVNLSNEDFIVNDGERIAQLVIAKHERISWQEVEILGETKRGAGGFGSTGL
- a CDS encoding alpha/beta hydrolase is translated as MKELFRFIFISIFILHFFGLNAQEKISTKTSNVSILEEEFEIKSLEVSHKIWVYLPPNYEKSSKKFPVIYMHDAQNLFDNATSYAGEWSIDETLNDLFKKTGKGFIVVGIENSGAKRIDEYTPFKNEKYGGGKGSIYIDFLVNELKPFIDKTYRTKSNAKNTALIGSSLGGLISFYGGLKYPSVFGKIGALSTSFWFSDEIYEFATKNGNQKNLKIYLLVGGKEGEMMVPDTEKMVKTLSEIGFPSKKIKTKIVPEGKHNEAFWKSEFLETITFLFKL